From the genome of Metarhizium brunneum chromosome 4, complete sequence, one region includes:
- the OpS2 gene encoding MFS transporter OpS2: protein MPADLEQARPERGQDEKTPRQPSTASAVAIETEETPVAHDAEKRLPACAATPVSKSAPGQDGRTRPDADAEAGILSGGDGGGRTASRASSTTRPGTVAIVPRAQRRGLFAGLAITPEVERPYDYRNSTKWGITATIALATLAAPMGSSIFYPALHGLTVEFNTSSTVANLSVALYMLSMSIFPLWWSSFSEEFGRRSVYLVSFMLFVVFAVLCAVSQSMAALVVFRVLTGGASASVQAVGAGTIADIWESFERGRAMGIFYLGPLLGPVISPVLGGALSESLGWRACMYLLAGYGLCVLAMLLLFLPETLPRPAKPDASTAPLRRVPTRESARLRSRRLAGGLKRFLVDPLAVLLFLRFPPVLITVCLAAIAFGALFVANVSIQQEFGRAPYRFGQLVVGLLYLPPGLGYFLASVFGGRWIDSIMAREAARANRYDERGKLILLPEDRMRENIWIANTLYPCGLLLFGWTLDYGIFWFVPSIGSFLFGISSMLVFSTATTMLTEFVRKRSSAGVAVNNFVRNILSCVGTIVAAPWVDAIGVGYVMTAVALFCIVAGYIGIWTLRRNAPRWRKEMDKALNGLG, encoded by the exons GGCCAGGACGAAAAAACACCGCGCCAACCATCCACTGCGTCTGCGGTAGCGATAGAGACAGAAGAGACACCGGTGGCTCATGATGCCGAGAAGCGTCTGCCCGCGTGCGCTGCCACCCCGGTGAGCAAAAGCGCccccggccaagacggacgcACCCGgcccgatgccgatgccgaggccGGGATCCTctccggcggcgacggcggagGCCGGACCGCGTCCCGCGCATCCTCGACGACACGCCCCGGGACCGTGGCCATTGTGCCGCGCGCGCAGAGAAGAGGCCTGTTTGCGGGCCTGGCCATCACGCCAGAGGTCGAGAGGCCGTACGACTACAGGAATTCGACGAAATGGGGCATCACGGCGACGATAGCGCTGGCGACGCTGGCGGCGCCTATGGGGTCGTCTATTTTCTACC CCGCCCTCCACGGACTCACCGTCGAGTTCAACACGTCGTCGACCGTCGCCAACCTCTCCGTGGCGCTGTACAtgctctccatgtccatcttccCGCTGTGGTGGTCGTCGTTTTCCGAGGAGTTTGGCCGGCGCAGCGTGTACCTCGTGTCGTTTAtgctcttcgtcgtcttcgcggTGCTGTGCGCCGTCAGCCAGAGCATGGCCgcgctcgtcgtcttccgCGTCCTGACGGGCGGCGCGTCGGCGAGCGTCcaggccgtcggcgccggcaccaTCGCCGACATCTGGGAGAGCTTCGAGCGCGGCCGCGCCATGGGCATCTTCTACCTCGGCCCGCTGCTGGGGCCCGTCATCTCCCCCGTGCTGGGCGGCGCGCTGTCGGAGAGCCTCGGCTGGCGCGCGTGCATGTACCTCCTCGCCGGCTACGGGCTCTGCGTGCTcgccatgctgctgctgttctTGCCGGAGACGCTGCCGCGGCCCGCCAAGCCCGATGCCTCGACCGCCCCCCTGCGGCGCGTGCCGACGAGGGAGTCGGCCCGGCTGCGCTCGAGGCGgctcgccggcggcctcAAGCGGTTTCTGGTCGACCCCCTGGCCGTGCTGCTGTTCCTGCGCTTCCCGCCGGTGCTCATCACCGtctgcctcgccgccattgcctttggcGCCCTCTTCGTCGCCAACGTCTCCATCCAGCAGGAGTTCGGCAGGGCCCCGTACCGCTTCgggcagctcgtcgtcgggcTCTTGTACTTGCCCCCTGGTCTGGGGTACTTCCTGGCCTCTGTCTTTGGCGGCAGGTGGATcgacagcatcatggcccgcgaggcggcgagggcgaacCGCTACGACGAGCGCGGCAAGCTCATCCTCCTGCCCGAGGACCGCATGCGTGAGAACATATGGATTGCGAATACCCTCTACCCCTGCGGTCTGCTCCTCTTCGGATGGACCCTCGACTACGGGATCTTCTGGTTCGTGCCCTCCATCGGCTCGTTCCTCTTTGGAATCTCCTCCATGCTCGTGTTT AGCACGGCTACGACGATGCTCACGGAGTTTGTGCGCAAGAGAAGCTCCGCTGGGGTGGCTGTCAACAACTTTGTCCGCAACATCCTCAGCTGCGTGGGGACCATTGTGGCCGCGCCGTGGGTTGATGCCATTGGCGTGGGATACGTCATGACCGCAGTGGCCTTGTTTTGCATCGTCGCTGGATATATCGGCATTTGGACGCTGCGCCGGAATGCGCCCAGGTGGAGGAAGgagatggacaaggcgtTGAATGGGTTGGGCTGA
- the UBC12 gene encoding NEDD8-conjugating enzyme UBC12, whose amino-acid sequence MRTEFPDPDDILNFVLTIEPDEGMYRNGRFMFDFAINQNFPHEPPKVRCREKIYHPNIDLEGKVCLNILREDWKPVLNLNAVIVGLQFLFLEPNASDPLNKEAAEDLRGNREGFRRNVRTSMNGGTIKGTSYDRVSK is encoded by the exons ATGAGAACCGAGTTTCCCGATCCGGATGACATTCTCAACTTTGTCCTGACTATTGAACCTGACGAGGGCATGTACCGCAACGGCCGGTTCATGTTTGACTTTGCCATTAACCAGAACTTTCCGCACGAGCCCCCGAAAGTAAGGTGCAGAGAGAAGATTTACCACCCGAATATTGATCTAGAGGGCAAGGTGTGCCTGAATATTCTGAGGGAGGACTGGAAACCAGTTTTGAATCTGAATGCAGTGATCGTGGGACTACAG TTTCTTTTCCTAGAGCCGAACGCCTCCGACCCTCTAAACAAagaagccgccgaggacTTGAGAGGCAACAGAGAAGGATTTAGACGTAACGTACGAACGTCTATGAATGGAGGAACCATAAAGGGTACATCATACGACCGCGTATCGAAGTAG
- the chs-1 gene encoding Chitin synthase 1 — MAYNGHGQGQGQGQGHEYGGHPMQDLPSGNNYHITPQDHDEDARGYLLNEPPAHGYDHDRLGVGTPPDRPVSAYSLTESYAPNASQLPPAGSGGFGDNGFGQYGQPQGFGGPYDRPLSAVHDEEESWMQRQQQPGGAGQSGGLKRYNTRKVKLVQGSVLSIDYPVPSAIKNAVQPRYRDVEGGNEEFMKMRYTAATCDPNDFTLKNGYDLRPRMYNRHTELLIAITYYNEDKVLLSRTLHGVMQNIRDIVNLKKSTFWNKGGPAWQKIVVCLVFDGIEKADKNTLDVLATVGVYQDGVIKKDVDGKETVAHIFEYTSQLSVTPSQQLIRPTGDSPQNLPPVQFIFCLKQKNSKKINSHRWLFNAFGRILNPEVTILIDAGTKPSPRSLLALWEGFYNDKDLGGACGEIHAMLGKGGKKLFNPLVAVQNFEYKISNILDKPLESSFGYVSVLPGAFSAYRFRAIMGRPLEQYFHGDHTLSKILGKKGIDGMNIFKKNMFLAEDRILCFELVAKAGQKWHLTYIKAAKGETDVPEGAAEFISQRRRWLNGSFAASLYSLMHFGRLYKSGHNIIRMFFLHIQVIYNILNVIFSWFSLASYYLTTTVIMDLVGTPVVASTSGSEHHGWPFGDSATPIINALLKYLYLAFVILQFILALGNRPKGSKFTYIASFMVFGLIQGYILVLSGYLVARAFQQPITEQIKLDSSEDFVRSFFSGSSAAGVILIALITIYGLYFLASFLYLDPWHMFHSFPYYMLLMSTYINILMVYAFNNWHDVSWGTKGSDKAEALPSANVTKSEKNEVVVEEIEKEQEDIDSQFEQTVRRALAPFKEVEEIEKKDVEDSYKSFRTGLVVSWLFSNILLVVVITSDNFNSFGIGKSASVRTANFFKFLLYATAALSIVRFIGFLWFLGKTGLMCCFARR; from the exons ATGGCGTACAACGGCCACGGTCAAGgccagggccaaggccaaggccatgaatACGGGGGACACCCCATGCAGGACCTCCCGTCGGGTAACAAC TATCACATCACTCCTCAGGACCACGATGAGGATGCTCGAGGTTATTTGCTAAATGAGCCCCCCGCACACGGCTATGACCACGACCGTCTCGGAGTTGGCACGCCTCCCGACCGACCAGTCTCTGCCTATAGTCTTACTGAGTCGTATGCCCCCAACGCATCACAGCTCCCTCCAGCTGGCTCTGGTGGCTTTGGTGATAATGGCTTTGGCCAGTATGGACAACCCCAAGGTTTCGGCGGCCCTTATGACCGCCCTCTCTCCGCCGTGcacgatgaggaagagagcTGGATGCAgcgtcagcagcagcctggcggcgccggccaATCTGGTGGGCTGAAGCGATACAACACGCGAAAAGTCAAGCTTGTCCAGGGCTCCGTCTTGAGTATCGATTACCCCGTACCCAGTGCCATCAAGAACGCCGTTCAGCCTCGCTACCGCGACGTTGAAGGCGGCAATGAAGAGTTTATGAAGATGCGGTACACGGCCGCCACCTGCGACCCCAACGACTTCACCCTCAAGAATGGTTACGATTTGCGACCTCGTATGTATAACAGACATACTGAACTGCTCATCGCCATTACCTACTACAATGAGGACAAAGTGTTGCTCTCTCGAACCCTGCACGGTGTTATGCAGAATATCCGTGACATTGTTAACCTCAAGAAGTCTACTTTCTGGAACAAGGGTGGACCAGCATGGCAAAAGATTGTTGTCTGCCTGGTCTTTGACGGTATCGAGAAGGCAGACAAGAACACTCTCGACGTTCTTGCCACAGTTGGTGTGTATCAAGACGGTGTTATCAAGAAGGATGTTGACGGCAAGGAGACCGTTGCCCATATCTTCGAATACACCAGTCAGCTGTCTGTTACCCCAAGCCAGCAGCTGATTCGACCAACTGGCGACAGCCCTCAGAACCTCCCCCCCGTGCAGTTTATTTTCTGTCTCAAGCAGAAGAACAGCAAGAAGATCAACTCCCATAGATGGCTGTTCAACGCGTTTGGCCGAATCTTGAACCCCGAAGTCACTATTCTTATCGACGCCGGTACGAAGCCCAGCCCTCGATCTCTCCTCGCCCTGTGGGAAGGCTTCTACAATGATAAGGATCTCGGTGGTGCTTGTGGTGAGATTCATGCCATGTTGGGTAAGGGGGGCAAGAAGCTCTTCAATCCCCTTGTCGCAGTCCAGAACTTCGAGTACAAGATTTCCAACATCCTTGACAAGCCTTTGGAGAGTTCCTTCGGATACGTCTCCGTGTTGCCTGGTGCCTTCTCTGCCTACCGATTCCGAGCCATCATGGGTCGTCCGTTGGAGCAGTACTTCCACGGTGACCATACGCTATCCAAGATTCTTGGCAAGAAAGGTATTGATGGAATGAACATCTTCAAGAAGAACATGTTCTTGGCCGAAGATCGTATTCTTTGTTTCGAACTTGTCGCCAAAGCTGGTCAAAAGTGGCATTTGACCTAtatcaaggctgccaagggtGAAACCGACGTGCCCGAGGGTGCTGCCGAGTTCATCAGCCAGCGTCGACGTTGGCTCAACGGTTCCTTTGCTGCTTCTCTGTACTCACTTATGCACTTCGGACGACTGTATAAGAGCGGTCACAACATTATTCGCATGTTCTTCTTGCACATTCAGGTTATCTACAATATTCTCAATGTCATCTTCTCCTGGTTCTCGCTCGCTTCCTACTATCTCACCACAACTGTCATCATGGATCTGGTCGGCACCCCAGTTGTCGCCTCCACCAGTGGTTCAGAACACCACGGCTGGCCTTTTGGTGACTCTGCCACCCCTATTATAAATGCTCTGCTCAAGTATCTGTACCTGGCCTTTGTTATACTGCAGTTTATCCTGGCATTGGGTAATCGACCAAAAGGTTCCAAATTTACATATATTGCCTCCTTCATGGTATTTGGTCTTATTCAGGGATACATTTTGGTTCTTTCGGGATACCTGGTGGCACGAGCGTTCCAGCAGCCCATCACAGAGCAAATCAAGCTGGACTCCAGTGAGGACTTCGTACGAAGTTTCTTCTCTGGTTCTAGTGCAGCTGGTGTGATTCTCATTGCACTAATCACCATTTATGGTCTTTATTTCCTGGCCTCGTTTCTTTACCTCGATCCTTGGCACATGTTTCACTCTTTCCCGTACTATATGCTTCTCATGTCGACTTACATCAACATTCTCATGGTCTACGCCTTCAACAATTGGCACGACGTCTCTTGGGGTACCAAGGGCTCAGACAAGGCTGAGGCACTTCCATCTGCGAATGTTACCAAGAGTGAAAAGAACGAGGTCGTCGTTGAGGAAATTGaaaaggaacaagaagacatcgaCAGTCAATTCGAGCAGACGGTTCGACGAGCTCTTGCACCCTTCAAGGAGGTGGAAGAAATCGAGAAGAAGGATGTGGAGGACTCTTATAAGTCCTTCCGAACGGGTCTGGTCGTTTCTTGGCTCTTTTCAAACATCTTGCTTGTTGTTGTAATCACCAGCGACAACTTTAACTCGTTTGGTATAGGA AAATCGGCGTCTGTTCGTACggccaacttcttcaagttCTTGTTGTATGCCACGGCTGCGCTGTCTATTGTTCGATTCATTGGCTTCCTGTGGTTTTTGGGCAAGACGGGTCTAATGTGCTGCTTCGCTCGCAGATGA
- the ras-2 gene encoding Protein ras-2: MAGRMVLYKLVVLGDGGVGKTALTIQLCLQHFVETYDPTIEDSYRKQVVIDGQPCMLEVLDTAGQEEYTALRDQWIRDGEGFVLVYSISSRSSFTRIKKFHHQIQRVKESCASSPSYPGSPLSAASPQMPVPIMLVGNKSDRVTEREVSTQEGHALARELGCEFVEASAKNCINVEKAFYDVVRILRRQRQQASRPAGGSSGRSRTGNGDIGGREREAPRYRRSKDGEKSKKCIVL; this comes from the exons ATGGCGGGCCGTATGGTACTATACAagctggtggtgttgggtgATGGTGGCGTAGGAAAGACAGCACTGACAATTCAACTATGTCTGCAACACTTTGTTGAAACC TACGACCCGACGATTGAAGATTCATATCGCAAACAGGTGGTCATAGACGGTCAACCCTGCATGCTCGAAGTCCTCGATACCGCTGGACAGGAAGAATACACAGCCTTGCGCGACCAATGGATTCGTGACGGCGAGGGTTTCGTACTCGTCTACAGCATTTCATCCCGCTCCTCATTTACCCGCATCAAAAAATTTCACCACCAAATCCAACGCGTCAAGGAATCATGTGCCTCCTCACCGTCATACCCGGGGTCGCCCCTCTCCGCTGCGAGTCCCCAGATGCCAGTGCCCATCATGCTGGTGGGCAACAAGAGCGACAGAGTTACGGAGCGTGAGGTATCTACACAAGAAGGGCACGCACTAGCCAGGGAATTGGGGTGCGAATTTGTTGAAGCATCTGCAAAGAACTGCATCAATGTTGAAAAGGCCTTCTACGATGTCGTCAGAATCTTGCGTCGACAGCGGCAACAAGCGTCTCGCCCGGCGGGTGGCTCGAGCGGCCGCTCACGTACAGGCAATGGTGATATTGGGGGCCGCGAGCGCGAGGCACCAAGATACCGGCGCAGCAAGGACGGCGAAAAGAGCAAAAAGTGTATTGTATTATGA